Proteins encoded in a region of the Raphanus sativus cultivar WK10039 chromosome 8, ASM80110v3, whole genome shotgun sequence genome:
- the LOC108833756 gene encoding phosphatidylinositol 4-kinase gamma 5 — MSRKLDSPIQTQMAVSVLKSPSLSGEFNKVGGLGMKSSPVVGRSRRRVFVQTETGCVLGLELDRSDNAHTVKRKLQVALHFPTDESSLTFGDLVLKNDLTAVRNDSPLLLTRNSFHRSSSTPCLSPMRGGELHQQGGRDESGSVEILGNSVCLRQMAKDITKALKRGVEPVAVHSGLGGVYFFKNVRGESVAIVKPTDEEPFAPNNPKGFVGKALGQPGLKRSVRVGETGYREVAAYLLDKDGFARVPPTALVKISHSVFNVNGGVKGGSSKRMEKMLVSKIASLQQFVSHDYDASEHGTSSFPVSAVHRVGILDVRILNTDRHSGNLLVRKLGMFGQVELIPIDHGLSLPETMEDPYFEWIHWPQASIPFSEEEVKYIASLDPFEDCEMLRRELPMVREGSLRVLVLCTVLLKEAAAYGLCLAEIGEMMTREVRPGDEEPSEIEVVCLEAMSLIGEKDAESPRSDLGGGGGDVEFQFDLDCEEALFALGNARSHLPKVEEEEEDDEEEEEEEEEGKEKVEKMQAITKLSMSLKSTLLGEKSQKYQKHPGGRAESAYASSGHRSAEEQIPASTSFVKLSVMSEEEWTVFLEKYQELLYPAFAKRKAITLGQNLRQRMGTSCQF; from the coding sequence ATGTCACGCAAGCTCGACAGTCCTATCCAAACACAAATGGCTGTTTCGGTTTTAAAGAGTCCCTCCTTGTCCGGGGAGTTTAACAAGGTAGGAGGATTAGGAATGAAGTCCTCTCCCGTGGTTGGTCGCAGTCGCAGGCGTGTTTTTGTTCAGACGGAGACTGGTTGTGTTCTAGGGTTGGAGCTTGACCGTAGCGACAACGCGCACACGGTGAAAAGGAAGCTCCAGGTCGCTCTTCATTTCCCCACGGATGAAAGCTCGTTGACCTTTGGTGATCTGGTGCTTAAGAACGATCTAACGGCTGTGAGGAACGACTCTCCTCTGCTTCTGACTAGGAACAGTTTTCACAGGAGCTCATCGACTCCTTGTCTTTCACCGATGAGGGGTGGTGAGCTTCATCAGCAGGGTGGTAGAGACGAGAGCGGTTCCGTTGAGATTCTCGGGAACTCGGTTTGTTTGAGGCAGATGGCTAAAGATATCACAAAGGCGTTGAAGAGAGGTGTTGAGCCGGTTGCTGTACACAGCGGCCTTGGAGGTGTTTACTTCTTCAAGAACGTCCGTGGGGAGAGCGTTGCGATTGTGAAACCGACCGATGAGGAGCCTTTTGCTCCTAACAATCCTAAAGGCTTTGTTGGTAAGGCGCTTGGACAGCCTGGTTTGAAACGCTCGGTGCGTGTAGGGGAAACGGGGTACAGAGAAGTGGCGGCTTATCTCCTTGATAAGGATGGATTCGCCAGAGTTCCTCCCACTGCTCTTGTCAAGATCTCTCATTCTGTATTCAATGTCAACGGTGGTGTGAAAGGGGGGAGCAGCAAGCGTATGGAGAAGATGCTTGTGAGCAAGATCGCTTCCTTGCAGCAGTTTGTATCTCATGATTACGATGCTAGCGAGCATGGGACGTCTAGCTTCCCTGTTTCTGCTGTGCACCGTGTTGGGATTCTTGATGTTAGGATCTTGAATACGGATAGGCACTCGGGGAATCTTCTGGTTAGGAAGCTTGGGATGTTTGGACAAGTGGAGTTGATTCCGATTGATCACGGTCTTTCCTTGCCGGAGACGATGGAGGACCCTTACTTCGAGTGGATACACTGGCCTCAGGCGTCGATACCGTTCTCTGAAGAGGAGGTGAAGTACATAGCGAGTCTTGATCCTTTTGAGGATTGTGAGATGCTGAGGAGGGAGCTTCCTATGGTGCGTGAAGGGAGTCTGCGTGTTCTGGTTCTGTGCACTGTTTTGCTGAAGGAAGCTGCTGCGTATGGGTTGTGTTTGGCTGAGATTGGGGAGATGATGACGAGAGAGGTTCGTCCTGGAGACGAGGAGCCTAGTGAGATTGAAGTGGTTTGTCTTGAGGCTATGAGTTTGATAGGAGAGAAGGACGCTGAGTCTCCGAGATCAGACttgggtggtggtggtggtgatgttGAGTTCCAGTTTGATTTAGACTGTGAGGAAGCGTTGTTCGCTCTTGGAAACGCTCGTAGTCATCTGCCAAAggtggaagaagaggaagaagatgatgaagaggaggaagaagaagaagaagaaggcaagGAGAAGGTAGAGAAAATGCAGGCGATTACCAAGCTTTCAATGTCTTTGAAAAGCACTCTTCTAGGTGAGAAGAGCCAGAAGTATCAGAAGCATCCAGGAGGGAGAGCAGAGAGCGCGTATGCGTCGTCTGGACACAGGAGTGCAGAAGAACAGATCCCAGCAAGCACTAGCTTTGTGAAGCTCTCGGTTATGAGTGAAGAGGAGTGGACTGTGTTCCTTGAGAAGTATCAGGAGCTGCTTTATCCAGCATTTGCTAAGCGTAAGGCCATAACTTTAGGACAGAATCTGAGGCAGAGGATGGGAACTTCGTGTCAgttttga
- the LOC130498522 gene encoding extensin-2-like, protein MANPNWPSLLMLVLALYTIVATSSAQYSPPSPPPYVYNSPPFPPYVYKSPPPPPYVYSTPPPPPYVYSSPPPPPYVYKSPPPPPYVYSSPPPPPYVYKSPPPPPYVSPPPPPPYIYKSPPPPPYVYSSPPPPPYVYSSPPPPPYVYSSPPPPPYVYKSPPPPPYVYSSPPPPPYVYKSPPPPPYVYSSPPPPPYVYKSPPPPPYVYTSPPPPPYVYKSPPPPPYVYSSPPPPPYVYKSPPPPPYVYSSPPPPPYVYKSPPPPPYVYSSPPPPPPPPPYVYKSPPPPPYLYSSPPPPPYVYKSPPPPPYVYSSPPPPPYIYKSPPPPPYVYSSPPPPSYIYNSPPPPSYSYSYSSPPPPIY, encoded by the coding sequence ATGGCCAATCCTAATTGGCCATCTCTACTTATGTTGGTCTTGGCTTTGTATACCATCGTTGCTACTTCAAGTGCACAATATTCTccaccatcaccaccaccatatgtctatAATTCTCCTCCGTTTCCACCATATGTTTACaaatctcctccaccacctccatatGTCTATAGcactccaccaccacctccttacgTGTATAGTTCTCCACCACCCCCACCATATGtatacaagtctcctccaccacctccttacgtCTACagttctccaccaccaccaccatatgtatacaagtctcctccaccacctccatatgtctctccaccaccaccaccaccatatatatacaagtctcctccaccacctccatacgtctatagctctccaccaccaccaccatatgtttacagctctccaccaccacctccttatGTGTatagctctccaccaccaccaccatatgtctacaagtctcctccaccacctccttacgtctatagctctccaccaccaccaccatatgtctacaagtctcctccaccacctccatacgtctatagctctccaccaccaccaccatatgtatacaagtctcctccaccacctccatatGTCTATACCTCTCCGCCACCTCCACCTTATGtttacaagtctcctccacctcctccataTGTCTATAGctctccaccaccgccaccatatgtctacaagtctcctccaccacctccttacgtctatagctctccaccacccccaccatatgtctacaagtctcctccaccacctccatacgtctatagctctccaccaccaccaccaccaccaccaccgtatgtgtacaagtctcctccaccacctccatatTTATATagctctccaccacctcctccatatgtttacaagtctcctccaccacctccttacgtCTACAGCTCCCCACCGCCTCCTCCATATAtttacaagtctcctccaccaccaccttaCGTATACAgttctcctccaccaccatctTACATCTACAACTCTCCCCCACCTCCAAGCTATAGTTATAGCTATAGCTCACCCCCTCCACCGATATACTAA
- the LOC130498520 gene encoding extensin-2-like — MANPKWPSLLMLVLAFYTIVAPSSAQYYPPSPPPYGYSSPSPPPYVYNFPPLPPYVYKSPPPPPYVYSSPPPPPYVYSSPPPPPYVYSSPPPPPYVYSSPPPPPYVYKSPPPPPYVYSSPPPPPYVYKSPPPPPYVYSSPPPPLQVPPPPPYVYSSPPPPPYVYKSPPPPPYVYSSPPPPPYVYKSPPPPPYVYSSPPPPPYVYKSPPPPPYVYSSPPPPPYVYKSPPPPPYVYSSPPPPPYVYSSPPPPPYVYKSPPPPPYVYSSPPPPPYVYKSPPPPPYVYSSPPPPPYVYKSPPPPPYVYSSPPPPPYVYKSPPPPPYVYSSPPPPPYVYKSPPPPPYVYSSPPPPPYVYKSPPPPPYVYSSPPPPPYVYKSPPPPPYVYSSPPPPPYVYKSPPPPPYVYSSPPPPSYSYSYSSPPPPIY; from the coding sequence ATGGCCAATCCTAAATGGCCATCTCTACTTATGTTGGTCTTGGCTTTCTATACCATTGTTGCTCCTTCAAGTGCACAATATTATCCACCATCACCACCTCCTTATGGTTATAGTTCTCCATCGCCTCCACCATATGTCTATAATTTCCCTCCACTCCCACCATATGTTTACaaatctcctccaccacctccatatGTCTatagctctccaccaccaccaccatatgtctatAGTTCTCCACCGCCTCCTCCATATGTTTACAGCtcgccaccaccacctccttacgTTTACAGCTCTCCGCCGCCGCCTCCATATGtatacaagtctcctccaccacctccatacGTCTATAGCTCTCCGCCGCCGCCTCCATATGtatacaagtctcctccaccacctccatatGTCTATAGCTCTCCGCCACCACCCCTACAAGTCCCTCCACCACCCCCATACGTCTATAGCTCTCCGCCACCACCTCCATATGTCTACaaatctcctccaccacctccatacGTCTACAGCTCTCCGCCACCACCTCCATATGtctacaagtctcctccaccacctccatacgtctatagctctccaccaccaccaccatatgtctacaagtctcctccaccacctccttatgtgtatagctctccaccaccgccaccatatgtctacaagtctcctccaccgCCTCCTTACGTCTATAGctctccaccaccgccaccatATGTCTATAGctctccaccaccgccaccatATGTCTataagtctcctccaccacctccatacgtctatagctctccaccaccgccaccatatgtctacaagtctcctccaccacctccatacGTCTATAGCTCTCCACCACCGCCTCCATATGtttacaagtctcctccaccacctccatacgtctatagctctccaccacctccaccatatgtctacaagtctcctccaccacctccatacgtatatagctctccaccacctcctccttatgtctacaagtctcctccaccacctccttatgtttatagctctccaccaccaccaccgtatGTCTataagtctcctccaccacctccttatgtctacagctccccaccaccacctccatatgtttacaagtctcctccaccacctccttatGTCTACAGCTCCCCACCGCCTCCTCCATATGTTTACaaatctcctccaccacctcccTACGTCTATagctctccaccacctccaAGCTATAGTTATAGCTATAGCTCACCCCCTCCACCGATATACTAA
- the LOC108819205 gene encoding GCN5-related N-acetyltransferase 1, chloroplastic: MLLRGPISTPPQPSLRLRATSNAAQPSSQAVFPSASYSITDEDLHSKGFLLRRTAEGLNLDHLNSVFVAVGFPRRDPAKIEVALRHTDAMLWVESEKTRRPVAFARATGDGVFNAIIWDVVVDPSYQGSGLGKAVMERLVEDLRRKGICNIALYSEPRVLGFYRPLGFVSDPDGIRGMVYVRKQRK; this comes from the coding sequence ATGCTTCTCAGAGGCCCAATCTCCACTCCTCCTCAACCTTCTCTCCGGTTAAGAGCCACCTCAAACGCAGCACAGCCATCATCACAAGCTGTGTTTCCGTCGGCGAGCTACTCGATTACCGACGAGGATCTCCACTCCAAAGGCTTCCTCCTCCGCCGCACCGCCGAAGGCCTGAACCTAGACCATCTCAACTCCGTCTTCGTCGCCGTGGGGTTCCCGCGGCGAGACCCCGCGAAGATCGAGGTCGCCCTGCGGCACACCGACGCGATGCTGTGGGTGGAGAGCGAGAAGACGCGGCGGCCGGTGGCGTTCGCGAGGGCGACGGGGGACGGAGTGTTCAACGCGATCATATGGGACGTGGTGGTGGATCCTTCGTACCAGGGCTCGGGGCTCGGGAAGGCGGTGATGGAGCGGCTAGTGGAGGATCTGCGGAGGAAAGGGATCTGCAACATCGCTCTGTATTCGGAGCCCCGGGTTCTCGGGTTTTACCGCCCGCTCGGGTTCGTTTCCGACCCGGATGGGATCCGAGGGATGGTGTATGTACGCAAACAGAGAAAATGA
- the LOC108821070 gene encoding protein SOB FIVE-LIKE 1, with protein sequence MESPRNHGVSEEEEEYNSCESGWTMYIEDAFHGNDHSYIVADDEDDDDGVDIDDDSKVKEADDGGGDEESDDSMASDASSGPSNQLPKNINKNAARKNVSKQVCIQKSQHAEKTLSNEGEKSELKARTRTSAASRVQSKGKVSKTK encoded by the coding sequence ATGGAGTCTCCAAGGAACCATGGAGTctctgaggaggaggaggaataCAACAGTTGTGAGTCAGGGTGGACTATGTACATAGAAGACGCCTTCCATGGAAATGACCATTCCTATATTGTTGCTGATGATGAAGACGATGATGATGGTGTTGACATTGATGATGATTCAAAGGTAAAAGAGGctgatgatggtggtggtgatgaggAGAGTGATGATTCAATGGCTTCTGATGCATCCTCAGGGCCTAGCAATCAGCTCCCAAAGAACATCAACAAAAATGCAGCGAGGAAGAATGTTTCTAAACAAGTCTGCATTCAAAAAAGCCAACACGCAGAGAAAACATTAAGCAACGAAGGAGAAAAGTCAGAGCTCAAAGCTAGAACAAGAACAAGTGCAGCTAGTCGTGTCCAGAGTAAAGGCAAGGTGagcaaaaccaaataa
- the LOC130498300 gene encoding ceramide synthase 1 LOH3-like — protein MDLKILNWDWDQESYPASSDFWVLIFFAPFFLFLRIILDGSVFERVANSMVFPRGNCVDSNGRRKRIVKFKESACKCLCSISIEALALHVTYKEPWFKDTRCFWLGPGDQIWPEQKIKMKMKGLYMFVGGLNVYSFFALFFWETRRSDFKVMIVHHIVTLFLIILSYVFRFARIGSVILALHEISDVFLEIGKMSKYSGLESMTSVSFILFFLSWTLLRLVYYPLWILWSTSYESINVKLEWDKKHTMETGLPFTVYYVFNTLLWCLQILHIYWWVLICRVLIIGLRSKGKIDRDVRSDSEGEDDEHQD, from the exons ATGGATCTCAAAATCTTGAATTGGGACTGGGATCAAGAATCTTACCCAGCTTCTTCTGATTTCTGGGTCCTCATCTTCTTCGCTCCCTTCTTCCTTTTTCTCCGAATCATACTCGACGGATCCGTATTCGAG AGAGTCGCTAACAGTATGGTGTTTCCTAGAGGAAACTGTGTTGATTCAAACGGTAGAAGAAAGAGGATAGTGAAGTTCAAAGAATCAGCTTGTAAATGTCTCTGCTCCATCTCTATCGAAGCACTTGCTCTCCACGTCACTTATAAGGAGCCATGGTTTAAAGACACGAGATGCTTCTGGTTAGGACCAGGAGACCAGATATGGCCTGAACAAAAGATAAA GATGAAAATGAAGGGATTGTACATGTTTGTAGGCGGGTTGAATGTATAttctttctttgctttgttCTTTTGGGAAACAAGACGATCTGATTTCAAAGTCATGATAGTTCATCACATTGTAACTTTATTCCTCATCATTTTGTCTTACGTTTTCAG ATTTGCTCGTATAGGTTCTGTAATATTGGCTCTTCACGAAATCAGCGACGTGTTTCTAGAGATAGGCAAGATGTCCAAATACAGCGGCTTAGAATCCATGACTAGTGTCTCGTTCATCCTGTTTTTCCTGTCGTGGACGCTTCTGCGACTCGTGTATTACCCTTTATGGATCCTATGGAGTACCAG CTATGAATCTATAAACGTGAAACTGGAGTGGGACAAGAAGCATACGATGGAAACTGGACTGCCATTTACAGTGTACTACGTTTTCAACACACTTCTCTGGTGCTTACAGATTCTTCACATCTACTGGTGGGTCTTGATATGTCGTGTGCTCATCATCGGCCTCCGTTCCAAAGGCAAAATCGATAGAGACGTTCGTTCTG actcagaaggtgaagatgATGAACACCAAGATTAA